From a single Miscanthus floridulus cultivar M001 chromosome 8, ASM1932011v1, whole genome shotgun sequence genomic region:
- the LOC136474054 gene encoding protein GIGAS CELL1-like, with translation MQEVRTASRPALADISGGGFFIRRVESPGAVLVKGAVKPLARQALSPSSNKENVPPVGAVRGAPKRSPLPDWYPRTPLRDITSIVKAIERSRLQNAAAQQQILWTEDSSQSVDPITPAQAEQGVPTTEGGQAVASPVTSLEDGKLKTSSSPSDCSLQATPSKPNDPALTDLMEKKLSNSIEQIEKMVRRNLKKTPKAAQPSKRTIQRRILMSMR, from the exons ATGCAAGAAGTGAGGACTGCCAGCAGGCCGGCTCTCGCCGACATCTCTGGTGGTGGGTTCTTTATCAGGAGAGTAGAATCGCCAGGAGCTGTGCTAGTGAAAGGTGCTGTCAAGCCGCTGGCTCGACAGGCCCTGTCACCGTCAAGCAACAAGGAGAATGTGCCACCAGTGGGAGCTGTGAGGGGTGCACCAAAGAGGAGCCCCTTGCCTGACTGGTACCCGAGGACCCCACTCCGTGACATCACATCAATCGTCAAG GCAATTGAGAGAAGTCGTCTGCAGAATGCTGCAGCTCAGCAGCAGATCCTGTGGACAGAAGATTCTTCCCAATCTGTGGATCCAATAACTCCAGCACAGGCAGAGCAGGGTGTGCCAACAACTGAGGGAGGTCAAGCTGTTGCAAGCCCTGTAACTTCTTTGGAGGATGGCAAGCTGAAGACATCTTCCTCTCCATCTGACTGCTCCTTGCAGGCCACTCCGTCCAAACCAAATGATCCAGCTCTCACAGATCTCATGGAGAAGAAGCTGTCCAACTCGATAGAGCAGATCGAAAAGATGGTAAGGCGAAACCTGAAGAAAACTCCGAAGGCCGCTCAGCCTTCCAAGAGGACGATCCAGAGGCGCATCCTGATGTCCATGCGATGA